In Gouania willdenowi chromosome 15, fGouWil2.1, whole genome shotgun sequence, one DNA window encodes the following:
- the LOC114477096 gene encoding nuclear RNA export factor 1-like isoform X6: MSHFQCKHNPYKGTFWSGDDLIVKDLSQANGGGGRAFRVDRTRRQFRSNTSWFKVTIPYRGALNLYLLQALQNICPIPYVPIEHHVDQHTVTFYVNGSAAATALRKCSHKLKDCYGRKIVVNVKRCGYQDFLSSAQLNHIERCMAKRFNCNLQALDLNNIDKDPDLVSQKVKLLLNKKTSMEAVIKIVEGNVPRLTSLNLSNNCIQRLDELSKLVPKVPNLMALDLSQNNLQSECELDKLKGLNLVELWLVGNPLCALFKDANSYASAMCQRFPQLQKLDGTPLFQPTVIDAPSTIVSPETSFTCFNIYGFIERFVQNYYDVCDSDDRTLMLQAYYKDALFKHTKLHPSQILPMNGQDVDNPLDIDQDVVTFLNKLPKTQHDRSSFHVKVNAFTNTRLEFTVSGNYTEFKELRTNGISFIRNFVALPSDHGGLCIINDQVFTKKVPKAQKAQISGAFVGPTTNPFFQHGKVTQRQTSAQSNDDEDW; encoded by the exons ATGAGCCATTTTCAGTGCAAACA CAATCCTTATAAAGGCACATTTTGGAGCGGAGATGACCTTATCGTCAAAGATCTGTCACAAGCCAATGgtggaggaggaagagctttcagagTAGATCGCACACGTAGACAATTTAGAAGCAACACCAGCTGGTTCAAAGTAACG ATACCTTATCGCGGAGCGTTGAATTTGTACTTATTGCAAGCTCTTCAGAATATCTGCCCCATTCCTTACGTTCCCATTGAG CACCATGTCGACCAGCATACAGTTACTTTCTACGTGAACGGGTCTGCTGCTGCCACTGCCTTGCGAAAGTGTTCTCACAAGCTCAAAGACTGTTATGGCCGTAAG ATTGTGGTGAATGTCAAACGCTGTGGTTACCAAGATTTCCTGTCCTCTGCACAATTGAATCATATAGAG cGATGTATGGCGAAACGTTTTAATTGCAATCTGCAAGCTTTGGATCTGAACAACATTGACAAAGACCCAG ACTTGGTGTCCCAGAAAGTCAAACTCCTTTTGAACAAAAAAACGAGCATGGAGGCCGTCATAAAGATTGTAGAAGGAAACGTTCCTCGG TTGACAAGCTTGAACCTCAGTAACAACTGCATCCAAAGACTGGATGAACTCAGCAAGCTTGTTCCCAAAGTGCCTAATCTGATGGCCCTGGACCTTTCACAAAACAAC CTGCAAAGCGAATGTGAGCTGGACAAGTTGAAGGGACTGAATCTGGTGGAGCTGTGGCTGGTCGGAAACCCTCTTTGTGCCCTTTTCAAGGACGCAAATTCATACGCCAG TGCGATGTGCCAGAGGTTTCCCCAACTTCAGAAATTG GATGGAACCCCTCTCTTCCAACCCACTGTCATTGACGCACCCAGCACTATCGTGTCTCCGGAG ACCAGCTTCACTTGCTTTAACATCTATGGCTTCATTGAGAGGTTCGTGCAAAA ctacTACGATGTGTGCGACTCTGATGACAGAACACTAATGCTGCAGGCCTATTATAAGGACGCAttgtttaaacacacaaaactgcatcCCTCCCAGATTCTACCAAT GAATGGTCAGGATGTTGACAACCCCT TGGACATTGATCAGGATGTGGTGACATTCCTCAACAAGCTGCCAAAAACACAGCATGACAGGTCCTCTTTCCACGTCAAAGTAAATGCCTTCACA AACACGCGTCTGGAATTCACAGTGAGCGGAAACTATACTGAAT TTAAGGAATTAAGAACAAATGGAATCTCCTTCATCAGAAATTTCGTCGCACTTCCATCAGATCACGGAGG TTTGTGCATCATCAACGATCAAGTCTTCACCAAGAAGGTTCCGAAAGCACAGAAAGCGCAGATCTCTGGGGCTTTTGTGGGGCCTACCACGAACCCTTTTTTCCAACACGGAAAGGTGACACAACGCCAGACATCAGCACAGTCAAACGATGATGAGGATTGGTAA
- the LOC114477096 gene encoding nuclear RNA export factor 1-like isoform X3 translates to MDSAQYSKGILKRQLPCKNQQFANHLGGTVDLRMSHFQCKHNPYKGTFWSGDDLIVKDLSQANGGGGRAFRVDRTRRQFRSNTSWFKVTIPYRGALNLYLLQALQNICPIPYVPIEHHVDQHTVTFYVNGSAAATALRKCSHKLKDCYGRKIVVNVKRCGYQDFLSSAQLNHIERCMAKRFNCNLQALDLNNIDKDPDLVSQKVKLLLNKKTSMEAVIKIVEGNVPRLTSLNLSNNCIQRLDELSKLVPKVPNLMALDLSQNNLQSECELDKLKGLNLVELWLVGNPLCALFKDANSYASAMCQRFPQLQKLDGTPLFQPTVIDAPSTIVSPETSFTCFNIYGFIERFVQNYYDVCDSDDRTLMLQAYYKDALFKHTKLHPSQILPMNGQDVDNPLDIDQDVVTFLNKLPKTQHDRSSFHVKVNAFTNTRLEFTVSGNYTEFKELRTNGISFIRNFVALPSDHGGLCIINDQVFTKKVPKAQKAQISGAFVGPTTNPFFQHGKVTQRQTSAQSNDDEDW, encoded by the exons GTATCCTCAAAAGACAGCTCCCCTGCAAAAACCAGCAGTTCGCGAACCACCTTGGTGGAACTGTGGACCTGAGGATGAGCCATTTTCAGTGCAAACA CAATCCTTATAAAGGCACATTTTGGAGCGGAGATGACCTTATCGTCAAAGATCTGTCACAAGCCAATGgtggaggaggaagagctttcagagTAGATCGCACACGTAGACAATTTAGAAGCAACACCAGCTGGTTCAAAGTAACG ATACCTTATCGCGGAGCGTTGAATTTGTACTTATTGCAAGCTCTTCAGAATATCTGCCCCATTCCTTACGTTCCCATTGAG CACCATGTCGACCAGCATACAGTTACTTTCTACGTGAACGGGTCTGCTGCTGCCACTGCCTTGCGAAAGTGTTCTCACAAGCTCAAAGACTGTTATGGCCGTAAG ATTGTGGTGAATGTCAAACGCTGTGGTTACCAAGATTTCCTGTCCTCTGCACAATTGAATCATATAGAG cGATGTATGGCGAAACGTTTTAATTGCAATCTGCAAGCTTTGGATCTGAACAACATTGACAAAGACCCAG ACTTGGTGTCCCAGAAAGTCAAACTCCTTTTGAACAAAAAAACGAGCATGGAGGCCGTCATAAAGATTGTAGAAGGAAACGTTCCTCGG TTGACAAGCTTGAACCTCAGTAACAACTGCATCCAAAGACTGGATGAACTCAGCAAGCTTGTTCCCAAAGTGCCTAATCTGATGGCCCTGGACCTTTCACAAAACAAC CTGCAAAGCGAATGTGAGCTGGACAAGTTGAAGGGACTGAATCTGGTGGAGCTGTGGCTGGTCGGAAACCCTCTTTGTGCCCTTTTCAAGGACGCAAATTCATACGCCAG TGCGATGTGCCAGAGGTTTCCCCAACTTCAGAAATTG GATGGAACCCCTCTCTTCCAACCCACTGTCATTGACGCACCCAGCACTATCGTGTCTCCGGAG ACCAGCTTCACTTGCTTTAACATCTATGGCTTCATTGAGAGGTTCGTGCAAAA ctacTACGATGTGTGCGACTCTGATGACAGAACACTAATGCTGCAGGCCTATTATAAGGACGCAttgtttaaacacacaaaactgcatcCCTCCCAGATTCTACCAAT GAATGGTCAGGATGTTGACAACCCCT TGGACATTGATCAGGATGTGGTGACATTCCTCAACAAGCTGCCAAAAACACAGCATGACAGGTCCTCTTTCCACGTCAAAGTAAATGCCTTCACA AACACGCGTCTGGAATTCACAGTGAGCGGAAACTATACTGAAT TTAAGGAATTAAGAACAAATGGAATCTCCTTCATCAGAAATTTCGTCGCACTTCCATCAGATCACGGAGG TTTGTGCATCATCAACGATCAAGTCTTCACCAAGAAGGTTCCGAAAGCACAGAAAGCGCAGATCTCTGGGGCTTTTGTGGGGCCTACCACGAACCCTTTTTTCCAACACGGAAAGGTGACACAACGCCAGACATCAGCACAGTCAAACGATGATGAGGATTGGTAA
- the LOC114477096 gene encoding nuclear RNA export factor 1-like isoform X5, whose translation MDSAQYSKGILKRQLPCKNQQFANHLGGTVDLRMSHFQCKHNPYKGTFWSGDDLIVKDLSQANGGGGRAFRVDRTRRQFRSNTSWFKVTIPYRGALNLYLLQALQNICPIPYVPIEHHVDQHTVTFYVNGSAAATALRKCSHKLKDCYGRKIVVNVKRCGYQDFLSSAQLNHIERCMAKRFNCNLQALDLNNIDKDPDLVSQKVKLLLNKKTSMEAVIKIVEGNVPRLTSLNLSNNCIQRLDELSKLVPKVPNLMALDLSQNNLQSECELDKLKGLNLVELWLVGNPLCALFKDANSYASAMCQRFPQLQKLDGTPLFQPTVIDAPSTIVSPETSFTCFNIYGFIERFVQNYYDVCDSDDRTLMLQAYYKDALFKHTKLHPSQILPMNGQDVDNPLDIDQDVVTFLNKLPKTQHDRSSFHVKVNAFTNTRLEFTVSGNYTEFKELRTNGISFIRNFVALPSDHGGLCIINDQVFTKKVPKAQKAQISGAFVGPTTNPFFQHGK comes from the exons ATGGACAGCGCACAGTACAGCAAAG GTATCCTCAAAAGACAGCTCCCCTGCAAAAACCAGCAGTTCGCGAACCACCTTGGTGGAACTGTGGACCTGAGGATGAGCCATTTTCAGTGCAAACA CAATCCTTATAAAGGCACATTTTGGAGCGGAGATGACCTTATCGTCAAAGATCTGTCACAAGCCAATGgtggaggaggaagagctttcagagTAGATCGCACACGTAGACAATTTAGAAGCAACACCAGCTGGTTCAAAGTAACG ATACCTTATCGCGGAGCGTTGAATTTGTACTTATTGCAAGCTCTTCAGAATATCTGCCCCATTCCTTACGTTCCCATTGAG CACCATGTCGACCAGCATACAGTTACTTTCTACGTGAACGGGTCTGCTGCTGCCACTGCCTTGCGAAAGTGTTCTCACAAGCTCAAAGACTGTTATGGCCGTAAG ATTGTGGTGAATGTCAAACGCTGTGGTTACCAAGATTTCCTGTCCTCTGCACAATTGAATCATATAGAG cGATGTATGGCGAAACGTTTTAATTGCAATCTGCAAGCTTTGGATCTGAACAACATTGACAAAGACCCAG ACTTGGTGTCCCAGAAAGTCAAACTCCTTTTGAACAAAAAAACGAGCATGGAGGCCGTCATAAAGATTGTAGAAGGAAACGTTCCTCGG TTGACAAGCTTGAACCTCAGTAACAACTGCATCCAAAGACTGGATGAACTCAGCAAGCTTGTTCCCAAAGTGCCTAATCTGATGGCCCTGGACCTTTCACAAAACAAC CTGCAAAGCGAATGTGAGCTGGACAAGTTGAAGGGACTGAATCTGGTGGAGCTGTGGCTGGTCGGAAACCCTCTTTGTGCCCTTTTCAAGGACGCAAATTCATACGCCAG TGCGATGTGCCAGAGGTTTCCCCAACTTCAGAAATTG GATGGAACCCCTCTCTTCCAACCCACTGTCATTGACGCACCCAGCACTATCGTGTCTCCGGAG ACCAGCTTCACTTGCTTTAACATCTATGGCTTCATTGAGAGGTTCGTGCAAAA ctacTACGATGTGTGCGACTCTGATGACAGAACACTAATGCTGCAGGCCTATTATAAGGACGCAttgtttaaacacacaaaactgcatcCCTCCCAGATTCTACCAAT GAATGGTCAGGATGTTGACAACCCCT TGGACATTGATCAGGATGTGGTGACATTCCTCAACAAGCTGCCAAAAACACAGCATGACAGGTCCTCTTTCCACGTCAAAGTAAATGCCTTCACA AACACGCGTCTGGAATTCACAGTGAGCGGAAACTATACTGAAT TTAAGGAATTAAGAACAAATGGAATCTCCTTCATCAGAAATTTCGTCGCACTTCCATCAGATCACGGAGG TTTGTGCATCATCAACGATCAAGTCTTCACCAAGAAGGTTCCGAAAGCACAGAAAGCGCAGATCTCTGGGGCTTTTGTGGGGCCTACCACGAACCCTTTTTTCCAACACGGAAAG TGA
- the LOC114477096 gene encoding nuclear RNA export factor 1-like isoform X1, whose protein sequence is MDSAQYSKGILKRQLPCKNQQFANHLGGTVDLRMSHFQCKHNPYKGTFWSGDDLIVKDLSQANGGGGRAFRVDRTRRQFRSNTSWFKVTIPYRGALNLYLLQALQNICPIPYVPIEHHVDQHTVTFYVNGSAAATALRKCSHKLKDCYGRKIVVNVKRCGYQDFLSSAQLNHIERCMAKRFNCNLQALDLNNIDKDPDLVSQKVKLLLNKKTSMEAVIKIVEGNVPRLTSLNLSNNCIQRLDELSKLVPKVPNLMALDLSQNNLQSECELDKLKGLNLVELWLVGNPLCALFKDANSYASAMCQRFPQLQKLDGTPLFQPTVIDAPSTIVSPETSFTCFNIYGFIERFVQNYYDVCDSDDRTLMLQAYYKDALFKHTKLHPSQILPMNGQDVDNPLDIDQDVVTFLNKLPKTQHDRSSFHVKVNAFTNTRLEFTVSGNYTEFKELRTNGISFIRNFVALPSDHGGLCIINDQVFTKKVPKAQKAQISGAFVGPTTNPFFQHGKVTQRQTSAQSNDDEDW, encoded by the exons ATGGACAGCGCACAGTACAGCAAAG GTATCCTCAAAAGACAGCTCCCCTGCAAAAACCAGCAGTTCGCGAACCACCTTGGTGGAACTGTGGACCTGAGGATGAGCCATTTTCAGTGCAAACA CAATCCTTATAAAGGCACATTTTGGAGCGGAGATGACCTTATCGTCAAAGATCTGTCACAAGCCAATGgtggaggaggaagagctttcagagTAGATCGCACACGTAGACAATTTAGAAGCAACACCAGCTGGTTCAAAGTAACG ATACCTTATCGCGGAGCGTTGAATTTGTACTTATTGCAAGCTCTTCAGAATATCTGCCCCATTCCTTACGTTCCCATTGAG CACCATGTCGACCAGCATACAGTTACTTTCTACGTGAACGGGTCTGCTGCTGCCACTGCCTTGCGAAAGTGTTCTCACAAGCTCAAAGACTGTTATGGCCGTAAG ATTGTGGTGAATGTCAAACGCTGTGGTTACCAAGATTTCCTGTCCTCTGCACAATTGAATCATATAGAG cGATGTATGGCGAAACGTTTTAATTGCAATCTGCAAGCTTTGGATCTGAACAACATTGACAAAGACCCAG ACTTGGTGTCCCAGAAAGTCAAACTCCTTTTGAACAAAAAAACGAGCATGGAGGCCGTCATAAAGATTGTAGAAGGAAACGTTCCTCGG TTGACAAGCTTGAACCTCAGTAACAACTGCATCCAAAGACTGGATGAACTCAGCAAGCTTGTTCCCAAAGTGCCTAATCTGATGGCCCTGGACCTTTCACAAAACAAC CTGCAAAGCGAATGTGAGCTGGACAAGTTGAAGGGACTGAATCTGGTGGAGCTGTGGCTGGTCGGAAACCCTCTTTGTGCCCTTTTCAAGGACGCAAATTCATACGCCAG TGCGATGTGCCAGAGGTTTCCCCAACTTCAGAAATTG GATGGAACCCCTCTCTTCCAACCCACTGTCATTGACGCACCCAGCACTATCGTGTCTCCGGAG ACCAGCTTCACTTGCTTTAACATCTATGGCTTCATTGAGAGGTTCGTGCAAAA ctacTACGATGTGTGCGACTCTGATGACAGAACACTAATGCTGCAGGCCTATTATAAGGACGCAttgtttaaacacacaaaactgcatcCCTCCCAGATTCTACCAAT GAATGGTCAGGATGTTGACAACCCCT TGGACATTGATCAGGATGTGGTGACATTCCTCAACAAGCTGCCAAAAACACAGCATGACAGGTCCTCTTTCCACGTCAAAGTAAATGCCTTCACA AACACGCGTCTGGAATTCACAGTGAGCGGAAACTATACTGAAT TTAAGGAATTAAGAACAAATGGAATCTCCTTCATCAGAAATTTCGTCGCACTTCCATCAGATCACGGAGG TTTGTGCATCATCAACGATCAAGTCTTCACCAAGAAGGTTCCGAAAGCACAGAAAGCGCAGATCTCTGGGGCTTTTGTGGGGCCTACCACGAACCCTTTTTTCCAACACGGAAAGGTGACACAACGCCAGACATCAGCACAGTCAAACGATGATGAGGATTGGTAA
- the LOC114477096 gene encoding nuclear RNA export factor 1-like isoform X4, whose protein sequence is MDSAQYSKGILKRQLPCKNQQFANHLGGTVDLRMSHFQCKHNPYKGTFWSGDDLIVKDLSQANGGGGRAFRVDRTRRQFRSNTSWFKVTIPYRGALNLYLLQALQNICPIPYVPIEHHVDQHTVTFYVNGSAAATALRKCSHKLKDCYGRKIVVNVKRCGYQDFLSSAQLNHIERCMAKRFNCNLQALDLNNIDKDPDLVSQKVKLLLNKKTSMEAVIKIVEGNVPRLTSLNLSNNCIQRLDELSKLVPKVPNLMALDLSQNNLQSECELDKLKGLNLVELWLVGNPLCALFKDANSYASAMCQRFPQLQKLDGTPLFQPTVIDAPSTIVSPETSFTCFNIYGFIESYYDVCDSDDRTLMLQAYYKDALFKHTKLHPSQILPMNGQDVDNPLDIDQDVVTFLNKLPKTQHDRSSFHVKVNAFTNTRLEFTVSGNYTEFKELRTNGISFIRNFVALPSDHGGLCIINDQVFTKKVPKAQKAQISGAFVGPTTNPFFQHGKVTQRQTSAQSNDDEDW, encoded by the exons ATGGACAGCGCACAGTACAGCAAAG GTATCCTCAAAAGACAGCTCCCCTGCAAAAACCAGCAGTTCGCGAACCACCTTGGTGGAACTGTGGACCTGAGGATGAGCCATTTTCAGTGCAAACA CAATCCTTATAAAGGCACATTTTGGAGCGGAGATGACCTTATCGTCAAAGATCTGTCACAAGCCAATGgtggaggaggaagagctttcagagTAGATCGCACACGTAGACAATTTAGAAGCAACACCAGCTGGTTCAAAGTAACG ATACCTTATCGCGGAGCGTTGAATTTGTACTTATTGCAAGCTCTTCAGAATATCTGCCCCATTCCTTACGTTCCCATTGAG CACCATGTCGACCAGCATACAGTTACTTTCTACGTGAACGGGTCTGCTGCTGCCACTGCCTTGCGAAAGTGTTCTCACAAGCTCAAAGACTGTTATGGCCGTAAG ATTGTGGTGAATGTCAAACGCTGTGGTTACCAAGATTTCCTGTCCTCTGCACAATTGAATCATATAGAG cGATGTATGGCGAAACGTTTTAATTGCAATCTGCAAGCTTTGGATCTGAACAACATTGACAAAGACCCAG ACTTGGTGTCCCAGAAAGTCAAACTCCTTTTGAACAAAAAAACGAGCATGGAGGCCGTCATAAAGATTGTAGAAGGAAACGTTCCTCGG TTGACAAGCTTGAACCTCAGTAACAACTGCATCCAAAGACTGGATGAACTCAGCAAGCTTGTTCCCAAAGTGCCTAATCTGATGGCCCTGGACCTTTCACAAAACAAC CTGCAAAGCGAATGTGAGCTGGACAAGTTGAAGGGACTGAATCTGGTGGAGCTGTGGCTGGTCGGAAACCCTCTTTGTGCCCTTTTCAAGGACGCAAATTCATACGCCAG TGCGATGTGCCAGAGGTTTCCCCAACTTCAGAAATTG GATGGAACCCCTCTCTTCCAACCCACTGTCATTGACGCACCCAGCACTATCGTGTCTCCGGAG ACCAGCTTCACTTGCTTTAACATCTATGGCTTCATTGAGAG ctacTACGATGTGTGCGACTCTGATGACAGAACACTAATGCTGCAGGCCTATTATAAGGACGCAttgtttaaacacacaaaactgcatcCCTCCCAGATTCTACCAAT GAATGGTCAGGATGTTGACAACCCCT TGGACATTGATCAGGATGTGGTGACATTCCTCAACAAGCTGCCAAAAACACAGCATGACAGGTCCTCTTTCCACGTCAAAGTAAATGCCTTCACA AACACGCGTCTGGAATTCACAGTGAGCGGAAACTATACTGAAT TTAAGGAATTAAGAACAAATGGAATCTCCTTCATCAGAAATTTCGTCGCACTTCCATCAGATCACGGAGG TTTGTGCATCATCAACGATCAAGTCTTCACCAAGAAGGTTCCGAAAGCACAGAAAGCGCAGATCTCTGGGGCTTTTGTGGGGCCTACCACGAACCCTTTTTTCCAACACGGAAAGGTGACACAACGCCAGACATCAGCACAGTCAAACGATGATGAGGATTGGTAA